Proteins from a single region of Runella sp. SP2:
- a CDS encoding APC family permease, which translates to MQSTDTQPKDNQLLKILGVGFGIAVTIGGTIGTGILRKPGPIAQALGDPWLIMGVWILVSIYALLGVLCTIELGVTFPKAGAWYVYARRAFGGYAGFVVGFNSWLGTSAATAFGAFTMSEYIALLLPSTAGYESYMATAILIGLGLLHWVGLRTASRAQEIMSVAKAVGLFAFVVICFVYGNDVSTTQVVETTTNAVAKGSLIGSLIFALQAIFYTFDGWHTAAYFAEEDADPARNLPKSMIGGLLLIVVIYLLVNAAILYILPMPALQQSKLAAADAITMIFGEQSGKIVTFFLMISILGIVNAQVMFNPRVLYSMSRDGLFIRQGTRVNAGGTPSIAMPLSVAMAIVFILSGKEASGKLSDIATFFFVIGYTSGFASLLYLRKSEPDVPRPWKVPGFPVVPWIVLVASVAFLVGAGFQDPGSSVYAVVFLVLSYPLYLGVTRLNEG; encoded by the coding sequence ATGCAATCAACAGACACCCAACCTAAAGACAATCAGCTACTTAAAATCCTTGGCGTAGGCTTCGGTATCGCCGTGACGATTGGTGGAACCATCGGCACAGGAATTTTACGAAAACCTGGCCCCATTGCCCAAGCCCTTGGCGACCCGTGGCTCATCATGGGAGTTTGGATACTGGTGAGCATCTATGCACTTTTGGGTGTTTTATGTACCATTGAGTTAGGAGTCACTTTCCCAAAAGCAGGGGCTTGGTACGTATATGCGCGGCGGGCTTTTGGTGGATACGCAGGATTTGTGGTGGGATTCAACAGTTGGTTGGGCACCTCGGCGGCTACGGCCTTTGGGGCTTTTACCATGAGTGAATACATCGCGCTACTGCTCCCTTCCACGGCAGGTTATGAAAGCTACATGGCCACAGCCATTCTTATTGGGCTGGGTTTGTTGCATTGGGTAGGGCTACGCACCGCCAGCCGCGCCCAAGAAATCATGAGTGTTGCCAAAGCCGTTGGTTTATTTGCCTTTGTGGTGATTTGCTTTGTTTATGGTAACGATGTTTCTACCACCCAAGTAGTCGAAACGACCACCAACGCCGTCGCTAAGGGCTCGTTGATTGGGTCGTTGATTTTTGCTTTACAGGCTATTTTTTACACGTTCGACGGCTGGCACACAGCGGCCTATTTTGCCGAAGAGGACGCCGACCCTGCACGTAACTTACCAAAGTCGATGATTGGGGGGCTGTTGCTCATTGTCGTGATTTACTTGTTAGTCAACGCGGCCATTTTATACATTTTGCCCATGCCCGCTCTCCAACAATCCAAACTCGCCGCTGCCGACGCCATTACGATGATTTTTGGGGAACAATCAGGCAAAATAGTGACGTTTTTCTTGATGATTTCGATTTTGGGGATTGTCAATGCACAAGTAATGTTTAACCCTCGCGTGTTGTATTCGATGAGTCGCGATGGGTTATTTATCCGCCAAGGGACACGGGTCAATGCAGGAGGTACGCCCAGTATTGCCATGCCGCTGTCGGTAGCAATGGCCATTGTGTTTATTTTGAGCGGAAAAGAAGCAAGCGGAAAACTCTCCGACATTGCTACATTTTTCTTCGTCATTGGCTATACTTCGGGCTTTGCGTCGCTGTTGTATCTTCGCAAATCCGAACCCGACGTCCCTCGCCCTTGGAAAGTACCAGGCTTCCCAGTCGTGCCGTGGATTGTGCTCGTTGCTTCGGTGGCGTTTCTGGTTGGGGCGGGTTTCCAAGACCCTGGCAGCAGTGTGTATGCAGTGGTTTTCTTAGTATTGAGCTACCCGTTGTATTTGGGAGTGACGCGGTTGAATGAGGGGTAA
- a CDS encoding Rossmann-like and DUF2520 domain-containing protein, whose translation MRISFVGAGNVAWHLAQALENAGHHIVEIYSRDARNARRLVNKLYDTHIAPDLDFAESSAELLILTVTDDALTDVVSRLVLPENCTVVHTSGTKSLTEFQQLIDIYSDIPAKTGVLYPLQTFSKDIELSLVDVPFCIESSDAVTEKMLIQLAQSISNVVYLMTSEERRLMHIGAVFACNFSNHLLAISKRILDAEHLEFDLLKPLIRETLRKALQSPDPALVQTGPARRGDHQTIETHLDYLERYPAWQGIYEVLSESIQRVR comes from the coding sequence ATGCGCATTTCTTTTGTAGGAGCAGGAAACGTGGCTTGGCACCTAGCACAAGCCCTCGAAAACGCAGGCCACCATATTGTCGAAATATACAGTCGCGATGCCCGAAACGCTCGTCGGCTTGTCAATAAACTATACGACACCCACATTGCCCCCGACCTTGACTTTGCAGAAAGTTCTGCCGAGTTGCTCATTTTGACCGTTACTGACGATGCACTCACCGACGTAGTTTCGCGCTTGGTACTTCCCGAAAATTGTACGGTGGTTCATACTTCAGGCACCAAATCACTGACAGAATTTCAACAACTTATTGACATTTACAGCGACATTCCTGCCAAAACGGGCGTTTTGTACCCCCTCCAAACTTTCAGCAAAGACATCGAACTATCGCTAGTCGATGTACCATTCTGCATTGAGTCGTCGGACGCAGTTACGGAAAAAATGCTGATTCAATTGGCCCAAAGTATCAGTAATGTTGTTTATCTTATGACCTCCGAAGAACGGCGTTTGATGCACATTGGGGCGGTTTTTGCCTGCAATTTCAGCAATCATTTATTAGCCATCTCCAAACGAATTTTGGATGCCGAGCACCTTGAATTTGACTTACTCAAACCGCTCATCCGCGAAACACTCCGCAAGGCCCTTCAAAGCCCTGACCCTGCGCTCGTCCAAACGGGACCAGCACGCCGTGGCGACCACCAAACCATCGAAACGCACCTCGACTACCTCGAACGCTATCCTGCGTGGCAAGGCATTTATGAAGTTTTATCCGAAAGTATTCAGCGGGTTCGATAA
- a CDS encoding carotenoid biosynthesis protein: MKAFFSSLRASSTFEYTCWIILPAMHLTGLAGLFLTESEEFFKSLVPFHLVTSLFIMMIFHQDWNRSFVIYCIVTYLIGFGVEALGVHTGLIFGHYQYGETLGWKVIGVPLTIGLNWLALIYSAGILMVDWKVSSPIRIIVIAFCVVFLDFLIEPVAITYDFWSWENNTIPLQNYVAWFIISAGLLWYFERANFRKENPVAFMYVLAQCSFFWGLNILLYLFR, from the coding sequence ATGAAAGCATTTTTCTCATCTTTACGCGCCTCGTCCACTTTTGAATACACCTGCTGGATCATACTACCTGCTATGCACCTTACTGGATTGGCAGGTTTGTTCCTTACTGAATCCGAGGAGTTCTTCAAATCACTCGTTCCTTTTCACTTGGTAACTTCATTGTTCATCATGATGATTTTTCACCAAGACTGGAACCGTTCTTTTGTGATTTATTGCATCGTTACCTATCTCATTGGATTTGGCGTAGAAGCACTGGGCGTCCACACAGGACTTATTTTTGGACATTATCAGTACGGTGAAACACTAGGCTGGAAAGTCATTGGTGTTCCATTGACCATTGGTCTTAACTGGCTCGCACTTATTTATTCGGCGGGTATTCTTATGGTGGACTGGAAAGTTAGCTCCCCCATCAGAATAATTGTCATTGCTTTCTGCGTCGTTTTTCTTGACTTCTTGATTGAACCCGTCGCTATTACGTATGACTTTTGGAGTTGGGAAAACAACACAATTCCTCTCCAAAACTACGTCGCTTGGTTCATTATTTCAGCAGGCTTACTTTGGTATTTTGAACGTGCTAATTTTCGCAAAGAAAATCCAGTGGCATTCATGTACGTCCTTGCTCAATGCTCGTTTTTTTGGGGACTCAACATCCTACTTTATTTATTTAGATAA
- a CDS encoding PepSY-like domain-containing protein, whose amino-acid sequence MKKTLFFVFALVGLFLVSCNREDINANSTTEDLTEVVQLSAARAAATTDTVTKQKCKGKLTEIEEADLPAAVSSYITTNYAGAEIQFAGKDAAGQIVVGLKLADGTHTGVLFNADGTFNKVLEKYGKKAKLTSVEIASLPAAITTYITSNYATYTAVKAGTNDAGDFFVVVELTSGTDEEKKASRKVVQFTAAGVFTQETTPPAHPQRGKKGKKGR is encoded by the coding sequence ATGAAAAAGACATTGTTTTTTGTGTTCGCGTTAGTAGGGCTATTTTTGGTGAGCTGCAACCGTGAAGACATCAACGCCAATTCGACAACGGAAGATTTGACAGAAGTAGTGCAGCTTTCGGCAGCTCGTGCTGCGGCCACAACCGACACTGTAACCAAACAAAAGTGTAAAGGTAAACTAACCGAAATCGAAGAAGCAGATTTGCCAGCAGCTGTAAGTTCTTACATTACCACAAACTACGCGGGAGCGGAAATTCAGTTTGCGGGAAAAGACGCAGCAGGACAAATTGTGGTAGGGTTGAAACTCGCTGACGGAACGCACACTGGCGTACTTTTTAACGCAGATGGTACTTTCAACAAAGTGCTTGAAAAGTATGGTAAAAAAGCCAAGTTGACAAGTGTTGAAATTGCCAGTCTGCCAGCGGCTATTACAACGTACATTACGTCGAACTACGCCACCTATACTGCCGTGAAAGCAGGAACAAATGACGCAGGGGATTTCTTTGTTGTGGTTGAACTTACATCGGGCACCGACGAAGAGAAAAAAGCATCTCGTAAAGTAGTACAGTTTACGGCAGCGGGAGTGTTTACGCAAGAAACTACACCTCCAGCGCACCCACAACGCGGTAAAAAAGGAAAAAAAGGCCGCTAG
- the lpxB gene encoding lipid-A-disaccharide synthase: MKYYLIAGERSGDLHGSNLIKAIRRHDSEAECRAWGGEMMQEAGAELVTHYADMAFMGFWEVAKNLGTISGFMKKCKADILAYRPDAVILIDYAGFNMRIARFAKQNGIKTFYYISPKVWAWNQKRALKLKRDVDRLFVIFPFEKEFFRQYNYDVDYVGNPLFDAIADFTPNPSFLKDQQLDPAKPIVALLPGSRKQEVEQMLTLMVQTKPHFPEAQFVIAAVSNLPQTLYAPFIKQGVRLVTDAAYDLLSVATAALVTSGTATLETALFEVPQVVCYKTGGVSYAIAKRLIRVPYISLVNLIAQKEAVKELIQNELTPKNLTSELEAILPNGLKRTQQINDYRQVKAILGEKGASERAGELMVKYLMEK; encoded by the coding sequence ATGAAATATTATCTGATAGCAGGAGAGCGCTCGGGCGATTTACACGGCAGCAACCTCATCAAAGCCATTCGCCGCCACGATTCGGAAGCCGAATGTCGGGCTTGGGGTGGGGAAATGATGCAAGAAGCAGGAGCTGAGTTGGTGACGCACTATGCCGACATGGCATTTATGGGTTTTTGGGAAGTGGCTAAAAACTTAGGCACGATTTCGGGATTTATGAAAAAATGCAAAGCCGATATTCTTGCTTACAGACCCGATGCCGTGATTTTGATTGACTACGCTGGCTTCAATATGCGAATCGCTCGTTTTGCTAAACAAAACGGCATTAAAACATTTTACTACATTTCGCCCAAAGTGTGGGCTTGGAATCAAAAACGTGCTCTCAAACTCAAACGTGACGTAGATCGCCTATTCGTGATTTTTCCGTTTGAAAAAGAGTTTTTTCGCCAATACAACTACGATGTGGACTACGTAGGCAATCCCCTTTTTGACGCCATTGCCGATTTTACACCCAATCCATCGTTTTTAAAAGACCAACAGCTCGACCCCGCCAAGCCCATCGTAGCGCTGCTTCCTGGAAGTCGCAAGCAAGAAGTGGAGCAAATGTTGACACTGATGGTCCAAACCAAACCGCACTTTCCCGAGGCTCAGTTTGTCATTGCGGCAGTTAGTAACCTTCCGCAAACGCTCTATGCTCCTTTTATAAAACAGGGAGTACGGCTTGTCACCGATGCCGCCTACGACTTACTTTCGGTCGCTACGGCCGCGCTTGTCACTTCAGGTACTGCCACGCTCGAAACGGCACTTTTTGAAGTACCTCAGGTAGTTTGTTACAAAACAGGGGGCGTCAGCTACGCCATTGCAAAGCGATTGATACGGGTTCCGTACATTTCATTGGTCAATCTTATTGCGCAAAAAGAAGCCGTTAAAGAGCTGATTCAAAATGAGTTGACCCCCAAAAACCTTACGAGCGAACTAGAAGCAATTTTACCCAACGGCCTCAAACGAACGCAACAAATCAACGACTATCGACAAGTGAAAGCTATTTTGGGAGAAAAAGGGGCATCCGAACGCGCAGGCGAATTGATGGTAAAGTATCTTATGGAAAAATAA
- a CDS encoding 6-carboxytetrahydropterin synthase: MVYVTRKEHFNAAHRVYNPSWSDEKNTEVFGICANPNFHGHNFELIVTVKGPINPETGFVVDMKLLGRLMKDSVVDKVDHRNLNLDVDFMQGIIPSCENFVLEIWAILAKGLNEVAPHAKLHYIKLIETPKNYVEYYGE; this comes from the coding sequence ATAGTTTACGTAACAAGAAAAGAACATTTTAATGCCGCCCACCGGGTATATAACCCTAGCTGGTCGGATGAAAAAAACACCGAAGTATTTGGCATCTGTGCGAATCCCAATTTCCACGGCCACAACTTTGAACTGATTGTCACCGTAAAAGGCCCTATCAATCCAGAAACTGGCTTTGTGGTGGACATGAAACTCCTCGGCAGACTGATGAAAGACAGTGTGGTTGACAAAGTCGATCACCGAAATCTGAATCTCGATGTGGATTTTATGCAAGGTATCATTCCTAGCTGTGAAAATTTTGTCCTTGAAATCTGGGCTATCCTAGCAAAAGGACTAAACGAAGTGGCTCCTCACGCCAAATTGCACTACATCAAGCTCATTGAAACCCCCAAAAACTACGTAGAGTATTACGGCGAATAA
- a CDS encoding CvpA family protein: MNTLDLLIIIPLAWGAFNGYRKGLLVEVVGVAAFVIAMIVGFKFLRFGTDLLAPYLTVELTRKFLPFIGFSVIFFPTIFMVNRIGYSLRSMLRYTILGTLDNLAGAAVGIFTWVFGISVFFWLLSTIGVAMPPKYRNESFLYEYTVPIAPKIISVISDWIPVGGNLIREWGRGE; encoded by the coding sequence ATGAACACCCTAGATTTGCTCATTATTATCCCACTCGCTTGGGGAGCATTTAATGGCTATCGCAAAGGGCTACTCGTCGAAGTTGTCGGGGTAGCAGCCTTTGTGATAGCCATGATTGTGGGTTTTAAATTTCTTCGTTTTGGTACCGATTTGCTGGCACCATATCTGACGGTAGAGCTTACGCGTAAGTTTTTGCCGTTTATTGGCTTTTCAGTCATTTTCTTCCCGACCATTTTCATGGTCAACCGTATTGGGTATTCTTTACGCTCTATGCTTCGTTATACCATCTTAGGCACGCTCGACAACCTAGCAGGGGCTGCTGTTGGTATATTTACGTGGGTGTTTGGTATCAGTGTTTTCTTTTGGTTGCTTAGTACGATTGGGGTAGCCATGCCGCCCAAATACCGCAACGAAAGTTTTTTATACGAATATACCGTTCCCATTGCGCCCAAAATTATCAGTGTCATCTCTGATTGGATACCCGTAGGTGGAAATCTCATTCGTGAGTGGGGAAGAGGAGAGTAG
- a CDS encoding MerR family transcriptional regulator, with amino-acid sequence MSNYSIRDLEQLSGIKAHTIRIWEQRYNIIQPKRTDTNIRMYDDQDLKLVLNISLLKDHGYKISDIAKFSLDEISHEVMAISDQKLNYPDQIHALTIAMIDLDEDRFEKIISTNFLQNGFENTMLNIIYPFLTRIGTLWLAGSIGPAQEHFMSNLIRQKVIVAIDGQVIKYHPNSKKFLLFLPEGELHEISLLFTSYVIRAHHHRVVYLGQTLPFNELVFAYDVHQPDYVFASITSVPAYDEVQTYVNKLCQQFPKAQILLTGYQVVGQDIEVGANCTIINKLEDLVELL; translated from the coding sequence ATGAGTAACTATTCCATACGAGATTTAGAACAACTTTCTGGCATTAAGGCACATACAATTCGCATTTGGGAGCAACGCTATAACATTATTCAGCCAAAGCGTACTGACACCAATATTCGGATGTATGACGACCAAGATTTAAAATTGGTCCTCAATATTTCTTTGCTAAAAGACCACGGGTACAAAATTTCGGACATTGCAAAATTTTCTTTGGACGAAATTAGCCATGAAGTTATGGCTATTTCCGATCAAAAACTGAACTATCCAGACCAAATTCACGCCCTGACAATTGCGATGATTGACTTGGACGAAGATCGTTTTGAAAAAATTATTAGCACCAATTTTCTTCAGAATGGTTTTGAAAATACCATGCTCAATATCATTTATCCTTTCTTGACCCGCATCGGTACGCTATGGCTCGCAGGCTCTATTGGTCCCGCCCAAGAGCATTTTATGAGCAACCTGATTCGACAAAAAGTCATTGTTGCCATTGATGGTCAAGTCATAAAATACCATCCCAATTCTAAGAAGTTTTTACTGTTTTTACCAGAAGGCGAGTTGCACGAAATTAGTTTGTTGTTTACCAGCTACGTCATTCGGGCGCATCACCATCGGGTTGTTTATTTGGGACAAACACTGCCGTTTAATGAACTCGTTTTTGCCTATGATGTCCATCAACCCGACTATGTCTTTGCAAGCATCACCTCCGTACCTGCCTACGACGAAGTTCAGACATACGTCAACAAACTTTGTCAGCAGTTCCCCAAAGCTCAAATATTACTTACTGGCTACCAAGTAGTCGGGCAAGACATTGAAGTGGGCGCCAATTGCACTATCATCAACAAATTAGAAGACCTTGTTGAATTGCTCTAA
- a CDS encoding GatB/YqeY domain-containing protein, translated as MTLKKRIDEDIKQAMRDKNQDTLRALRAIKSLILLEETKEGASGDLSADDELKLLTKAAKQRRDSASIYEQQNRPDLLEKEVAEIAVIEKYLPKQLSEEEVKAKLVEIIERVGAKSPAEIGKIMGVAMKELAGQTDGKVVQTLAKSLLVG; from the coding sequence ATGACGCTGAAGAAACGCATAGACGAGGACATCAAGCAGGCCATGCGCGACAAAAACCAAGATACACTCCGCGCATTACGTGCCATTAAGTCGTTGATTCTCTTGGAAGAAACGAAAGAAGGAGCAAGTGGAGACTTGAGCGCCGACGATGAACTGAAGCTGTTGACCAAAGCCGCCAAACAACGTCGTGATTCGGCTTCAATTTATGAACAACAAAATCGTCCCGATTTGTTGGAAAAGGAAGTAGCCGAAATCGCGGTCATTGAAAAATATTTACCAAAACAACTTTCAGAGGAAGAAGTAAAGGCCAAACTCGTGGAGATTATCGAGCGGGTAGGGGCAAAATCGCCTGCTGAAATAGGTAAAATAATGGGTGTTGCCATGAAAGAATTGGCAGGCCAAACCGACGGTAAAGTGGTGCAAACACTGGCGAAAAGCTTGCTTGTGGGATGA
- a CDS encoding RNA polymerase sigma factor — MFFRKKTNFTEDDLEGVIQACRSNDSRAQRVLFQQFFGYAKGISLRYSSSMEEAEEILNESFLKVFQHIDRYDLTQPFKAWLRTIVVNTAISYYRKHQKFHGEIGLDNIHEPSNDESVIDQISAEEILALVQQLKPIYRTVFTMHVVDGYQLREIADVLNFNEATVRSHFSRARTRLQELIKQSYPLFNEGKVEQKFK, encoded by the coding sequence TTGTTTTTTCGAAAAAAAACCAACTTTACCGAAGATGACCTTGAAGGAGTCATCCAAGCGTGCAGGAGCAACGATAGCCGCGCGCAGAGGGTGCTTTTTCAGCAATTTTTCGGTTATGCCAAGGGAATCAGCTTGCGGTATTCGTCGTCGATGGAAGAAGCTGAAGAAATTTTGAACGAAAGTTTCTTAAAAGTTTTCCAGCACATCGACCGCTACGACCTCACCCAGCCTTTCAAGGCTTGGTTGCGAACGATTGTGGTCAACACCGCGATTAGCTATTACCGAAAGCATCAAAAATTTCATGGCGAGATTGGGCTAGATAATATTCACGAGCCATCAAACGATGAATCAGTCATTGACCAAATATCTGCCGAGGAGATTTTGGCTTTGGTGCAACAGTTGAAACCGATTTATCGTACTGTCTTTACGATGCACGTGGTGGACGGCTACCAGCTTCGCGAGATTGCAGATGTACTCAATTTTAATGAAGCCACCGTACGCTCGCATTTTTCACGAGCCCGTACCCGTTTGCAAGAGTTAATCAAGCAATCGTACCCGCTTTTTAACGAGGGGAAAGTAGAACAGAAGTTTAAGTGA
- a CDS encoding DinB family protein: protein MTSQQTPSEIYSSLETTLNSYIVSLDKYTNEQFLHKPAEDVWSLGQMYEHVLMTANFFFLANTVRCLEQRKGQIGGEHNAYGDNAFKHNGFPPIKVKVPEGPVKIELIPKTQDEYRVQLKKVLSDAKALIEPVTHDAGQYKCYHPVFAWLNAHEWFHNLDMHSRHHLRQQKELESLVF from the coding sequence ATGACAAGTCAACAAACGCCCTCGGAAATTTATTCGTCATTAGAAACAACGCTCAACAGTTATATCGTTTCGCTTGATAAATATACCAACGAACAATTTTTACACAAACCCGCCGAAGACGTTTGGTCGCTTGGACAGATGTACGAACACGTGCTGATGACGGCTAACTTTTTCTTTTTGGCCAATACCGTTCGGTGCTTGGAGCAACGTAAAGGGCAAATCGGCGGAGAGCATAACGCTTACGGTGATAATGCTTTCAAACACAATGGGTTTCCGCCCATCAAAGTGAAAGTGCCCGAAGGGCCTGTAAAAATAGAACTTATCCCAAAAACGCAAGACGAGTACCGCGTTCAATTGAAGAAAGTGTTGAGTGATGCCAAAGCGCTGATTGAGCCTGTCACTCACGATGCGGGGCAATACAAGTGCTATCATCCTGTTTTTGCGTGGCTCAATGCCCACGAGTGGTTTCATAACCTAGACATGCACAGTCGCCATCATTTGCGTCAACAGAAAGAGCTGGAGAGTTTAGTATTTTGA
- the rfaD gene encoding ADP-glyceromanno-heptose 6-epimerase has translation MIIVTGAAGFIGSCLISKLNEENFNFIIAVDDFSKIEKAPNLEGKKIQERVERSAFFEWLDQNYYEVEFIFHIGARTDTTEFNRDVLEELNVRYSQQIWQKCIDYQIPLVYASSAATYGLGELGYDDNESQIPQLKPLNPYGESKNDFDIWALQQEKKPFFWAGLKFFNVYGPNEYHKGRMASVIFHAYNQVKASGKMRLFRSHHPDFKDGEQMRDFVYVKDLLEVCSFLMHHRRNSGIYNLGSGKARTFKDLAINTFTSMGLEPNIDFVDTPADIRDKYQYFTQANMNKLRSIGYTKPFHTLEEGVKDYVQNYLSKEAYY, from the coding sequence ATGATCATTGTCACTGGGGCTGCAGGCTTTATCGGAAGCTGTCTTATCAGCAAGCTAAACGAGGAAAATTTCAATTTTATCATCGCAGTTGATGATTTCTCGAAAATTGAAAAAGCACCAAATTTAGAAGGGAAAAAAATTCAAGAACGAGTAGAGCGCTCTGCTTTTTTTGAATGGTTAGACCAAAATTACTACGAAGTAGAGTTCATTTTCCACATCGGTGCCCGCACAGATACAACGGAGTTTAATCGTGACGTTTTGGAGGAGCTTAACGTTCGCTACTCACAGCAGATTTGGCAAAAATGTATTGATTATCAAATTCCGTTGGTGTATGCGTCTTCGGCCGCTACCTATGGTTTAGGTGAGTTAGGCTATGACGACAACGAATCGCAAATCCCGCAGTTGAAGCCGCTCAATCCTTACGGGGAATCCAAAAACGACTTTGACATTTGGGCGTTGCAACAAGAAAAGAAACCGTTTTTCTGGGCAGGTTTGAAATTTTTCAACGTGTATGGCCCCAACGAATATCACAAAGGGCGGATGGCATCGGTGATTTTCCACGCCTACAACCAAGTAAAAGCCTCGGGAAAAATGCGCCTCTTCCGCTCACACCATCCCGATTTTAAAGATGGCGAGCAAATGCGTGATTTTGTTTATGTAAAAGACTTACTGGAAGTATGTTCGTTTTTGATGCACCACCGTCGCAACTCAGGTATCTATAATCTTGGAAGTGGCAAGGCACGTACGTTTAAAGATTTGGCCATCAATACATTTACGTCGATGGGGTTAGAGCCAAACATCGACTTTGTGGATACACCAGCCGACATTCGCGACAAGTACCAGTACTTTACCCAAGCTAATATGAACAAATTGCGTTCGATTGGCTATACCAAACCTTTTCATACGTTGGAGGAAGGTGTGAAGGATTACGTTCAAAACTATTTGTCGAAAGAAGCATACTATTAA
- a CDS encoding Uma2 family endonuclease, with protein sequence MIPTAQTTSFPTTLEEFERWESNDGYKYEWNDGELIRFTGMKRKHLKIIQALNLLFDTTKAKKQKALLICEQDVMLTGIQMRRPDMALFTDEQIKSEGDEPIPAFCIEIISSNDQINDVKKKLKEYFKHGVRVVWVILPEEDMVEVYTSVKNVKICLEDDICSAEPVLDDFKISVNELLK encoded by the coding sequence ATGATACCCACTGCACAAACGACATCATTTCCTACCACGCTTGAAGAATTTGAGCGTTGGGAGTCTAACGATGGCTACAAATATGAATGGAATGATGGTGAACTGATTAGATTTACGGGAATGAAAAGAAAACATCTAAAAATTATTCAGGCTTTGAACCTTTTGTTTGATACAACAAAGGCAAAAAAACAAAAAGCACTACTTATTTGCGAACAAGATGTAATGCTAACGGGAATTCAAATGAGACGCCCCGATATGGCACTTTTTACTGATGAACAAATTAAAAGTGAAGGAGATGAACCTATTCCAGCTTTTTGTATCGAAATCATCTCTTCTAACGACCAAATCAACGACGTAAAGAAAAAACTCAAGGAATATTTCAAGCATGGTGTGAGAGTAGTATGGGTAATACTTCCCGAAGAAGACATGGTAGAAGTTTATACGTCAGTAAAAAACGTCAAAATTTGCTTAGAAGATGATATTTGTTCAGCCGAACCCGTGTTGGATGATTTTAAAATCTCAGTAAACGAATTACTCAAATAG